In Crinalium epipsammum PCC 9333, the genomic window AGTAGCAAGATCATTTTCATCTAATCTTAATAAGCGTCTTTGAAAAGCTGCCCAATATGCCTTAGCATCGCCCCATGCAATAGCTATTTCATCAGCTAGTTTATCAGTTTTAGCTTTGCCAAAATCTTCTGGTGCTTGCCCTTTAACACTTCCAGTAATAAATTCTGTGGTTAAATCAGGAGCGATTAAATTACCTTCAATTTGGATGCCAGTCAAATTCTTGATAACGGCGCTCATGTATTTGTCCTCCGTTGCCCTGGCTGTAAAATATAAACCCCTAAAATATCCATTGGTAATTGTGGTTTAACCTTAATTTGTCCTTCTTTAGTAATAGCACGTACCCGTCGATGGGATTGAGAAAGAGCAAGCGATCGCTCTTTAGCAAATAACTCTAAATCAGGTTGCAGTTCACCGATTCTACCTAGTAATTCTGACACTTCTATTTGTTTGATAGCCAGAGGGCGATCGCCTACAGGTTGAGATGTTCTTAAAAGTGAGATTGCTTCATTTGGTGCTAACCAAATTGGATTAGAGGGAGGATTAGTAAATCCGACAACTAAACACTCTTCTGCTAATAAATCTTGATGTTTAGAACTTTCTAATAAGTGGCGTAACCGTAGTAGTAATAATGTAGTTCGTTTTTCGACAGCATCAGTGACAGTAAGACCAGATCTAGCTGCAATAGGGTCAGTGATATTTTCTAACGCTGATTCTAATAAATAACGGGCTAATTTTTCTACTATAGGATGATTTCGCCCCACATATTCCACTTTTTCTGCTGCCGGAGTTGTAAAAGTTAGCAGACGTGATTGAGAGCCAATAACTGACTGTAAACATTGAGGTGGATTTGTTAATAGCCAGCCTTGTTTTTGTTTAATTAATGAACTATTTAATCTTTCACAAGCAGCGCGGACGAATTCCTCTACATCTTGTTCAGTACCTAATATTTGGTCAGATTCAATGAGTTCTTGTTGCACTTCTTCCGGTTTAATGGAACGTTGAGCAAAGCGTGTACGACTATTTTTTTCTCGTTCTACTGCCCTATCCCAACTTGTATGGACTTCAGCAACAGGTGATGCTTCATCAGCTAATAAATCAAATAAAGATAATTGTTCTACGTCATATTCTCGTTGTGAACCAACAAGCCCCTCCAAACTAAAAACTGTGACTCGATAGCCTATTTCTTCCATCGTTGAACGACGTAGATCATTCTTCAGTTTAGGATGACCAGCTAACACTACTGAAAGTATTCCCCCACCATCTTCAACTACTTCAATTAAACGTTTGAGTCCTGTGAGAGTATTGTGGTGAAGATCATGTGCCTCATCAACAAACAGCGCCACTGGCTTTTTTCCCTTCTTAATTAAGTCCCGCAGTTCCCGTTCCCGCTTTTCCCCCATTAATGGGATTTTTATTTCTTTGTCTGTTGACAAATCGTAAAATAAAGCAGCAATTAGAGTTTGTAATGTGGCGCGACCTTTATCTACAGATAGTGACTTCGAGACCAGAATCTTGCCTTCTTTCTCTAAAACATCAAATAATCGCCGTAAAGTGGTTGTTTTTCCACACCCAATAATCCCCGCCAAGGCTACCAGATGCCCTGAATAGATGGTGGCTTTAATATCTTTAAACATTTGTTTTTGATGTTCGGTTTCGTAGTAACCCGATTTCCGAAATTCACGATTTAACCCAAAATGTTCCATCACCTCACTGAGCATTTTTTCCTCCTTTTTTTGGCAGTTCAAAATACTGCTTTACCCGTTCTAAAACAGTTTTTTTATTTAAAGTTTCGGTTAATAAAGTGTCAATGAAATTCCGTTGGTCATCCGATAATTTCGCCAAAGCTTGCCCTAAATAATCGGCAATGGCTCGTTTGGCAAACAAGCGATCGGGGTAGGTAAATTCTTGAAATGGATCTGGATCACTAAAAGAGGTAATAATTGGCTCTACTACTTGGTATTTATCTGCTAAGAATTGCCAATCTGTGGTGTGATCTAATGCCGTGCGTGGTAATCCCAATTCAGACGCTAAAATGGCAATCCTATCAGCACGTTCTTCAGTTTTAGTTTTCTTGAATTTGCGATACTTATGTAAAGGTATAGGGCCATCAACAGGATAGAATGGGCCGTATCGCAAGTGATCTTTTTCCACATACAGTTCATTATCAAATAGACCCCACCACAGCATCACAGTTTCCCCTGCCAAATCCGGATCTACTTGATACGCTATAGCTTCAACAGAAACTCTGGCAGAGGAATCTACCTTTCGCCGCTGCGGTTCGCGGGCAAAAGTACAGAATCGCTCCCAGCTACACATTTGTCGTAAGCCACTTTTAGGAAGAAATACTCGCCAATCTTCCATTCGTGAGTGTTCTTCGGTACGATGCGGTTTGTCGTTGTAATGCAGCAAATACTGACGCAACCACTGGTTAGCCTCAACCTCGGTTTCTGGCTCATGAAAATGGTATAAAGTTTCATGTGCTTCCTTGACCGTGCGGAAAGGTCTTTCTACTTTGCCTTTGGAACGAGCAGTAACCCGACGACCATCTTTATGAGCAGGCAGATGCGTAGCTAATTTGATTCCCAGACATTCCATGACATTTTGAAAAATCCGGCTTTTAGCAATGGGACCATTATCTGCATAGATCATTTCGGGAATTCCTTGGAAAGGAAATCCATCCATTCCTTTTGCAGTCATGGCATTGAACAAAAAGCGTAATGCCGCTTCAACATCTTCCCCATAAACACAGTGATATTCCTGATAACACACACCACTGCGGTCATCAACAATGCTATAGAGCATGAGCAAAGGGTTTCCTCTGCCTGGTTCCACCCACGAAGGGTGCTTGATATGTTTCAAATCTGACGGGCTGAGGTCAAAATGCCAACATTGATTGCTATAGTCAGCTTGAAACCTCACCACTGGCGGCTGCCGAGTCATTTTCAGATGGTCATAGCCCCATTTTTTCAGGTAACGGTTAACTGTTGTTTTATTCAGCAAACCCTGGGCAGGTTGGATGAAACCATTGGGCGTATTCATTCCATACTCAGACAGCAGTTCAATTGCCCGTGCAGTGGAGATATGTCGTCCTTTCTTGTTACAAGTCCGAATTTTCATCGCCGCAATAATTTCACAGTAGAGTTCCATCTCTACTGGAGAGAGCTTTCTGGGAGACCCACTATCTGAACGGTTGATTGCCTTGGGTCGTGAATGCTGACGCAGAAGACGGTAAAGTGTGGCACTTGATACACCGTACAATGTGGCTGTGTCTCCAACGAGCGAGCTACGTTCCGGACAACGACTGGGTAACATATCAAGTCGCTGACGTAGGTTGATTAACGCTTCGGCTGGGATTTGTTTGCGTGCCACCTCAAGTACGCGCCTCTATTTTTGAGGAATCGGTTTTGGGTGCAAAGTAATTATTTTTACCTAAATAACGGTATAAAGTTGAGCGAGAAACTTGCAGAGTCCGACAGATTTCCGTGACTGAGGTATTCCCTTCGCTGATGAGAAGTTTCGCCATGTTGAGGGAGGAGGCATCTAGTTTGCGAGGTCGTCCACCTTGATGACCTCTAGCTTTAGCTGCTTTTAAACCAGCACGAGTGCGTTCGCGGATTACTTCTGTCTCAAATTCAGCTAGTGCCGCAAATAGGTGGAAGATGAGCTTGCCGCCACTGGTGGTCGTGTCCAGGGTTTCTTGAAGACTACAAAAGCTAATCGACTTGGTGCCTAATGTATTGACTGTTTCGATTAAATGCTTAAGGGAGCGACCGAGACGGTCAAGTTTCCAGACAACAAGGGTATCTCCAGCCCGTAGGTAGTTGAGTGCTTCTGTCAGTCCCGAACGGGAATCCTGAATCCCACTAGCTATATCCGTGAAAACTTTTTCACAGCCTGCCTGTTGTAGCGCCTCTCGTTGCAGGTCAAGATTTTGATCTATTGTTGAAACTCGTGCATAACCAACGAGCATATACTCGTGCCGACCCATCAGGTCGAATGAAGATAGTGTTGCATAACTAATTCTCATTCTACCTTTTTGAGGCATAGATTTTGGGATAAGTTTTGCAACAGTTTTGGTAATCGTTAAGCCAATAGACGAAGCGTTTAATCTACTGTTTCAAAAACGGTCGTTTTTGTGACAGTCAATTAATGGGACGATTCTATGTTCTGGGGGAATCACTTTTTGCCTGAAGCTAAAAGTTGAAGAAATGGTTTGACGCACTCCAATCATCCAGTTGCATTTAATGTGGTCTCAATTGGATGATTGCGGTCTGGTTGCATTTAATGTGGTCTCAATTTTGATTAATGTGGTCTGACGCATCACGATAGTTGCATTTAATGTGGTCTCAAAAAAAACTTGATTGTGGTTCCGAGCGATTATGATTGCGGTCTACAACAACTACCCCTGTCTGCGAACCTTTTCGCACCGTTTGATTGATTTCAATCCGATTAAATAATCTTTTCAATTCCGTAGAATCAAGAATTTTGGCAATATGAGTCCGTGCCACTTTGAACCTCCAATGCGTGTAAAGTGCGAATGCTGAAATATTGAATTTTTGACCAACTTCAAAATTTAGGTTTTAGTTAATTCATCTTTTTTCAAAGTCTCTACAACTTTCCACCAGGGCTGCATAGAAGCACCAGTATCAACAAATAAAGCTCGATATCTGCTGTTGTTCCAAGGGCAAAGATAAAAGTCCTTAATGGTGCGCTTGTCCTTGAGTTCTTTGAGCCAATTTAAGGTATCCTCGTCCGGCTCCGGCGGCGCGGAAAATTGATCCTCACAGAAAGATTTCTGTTCCGGTTTTTGCTGTTCTCTACACGCTTTCACATACACTGCTCCTGGCTTGTATGCCCACTTCTGTTCTGCCGTGTATGCGATCGCATCCTCTATTACGTTCTTGGGGAATTGAGAGAATGTCCACTTGACGTTATCTGGAGCAATCCGAATTTCCCTTAAGCGAGCCTTTATCCCTGTCAACCAGTCTTTGTCTTTTTCTTCACAAAAAGAATTCTTACCAACCACTACTACTTTCTCTTTTTCATTTGAAGAAGTAGTTGTGGGGGATTTAAAATTTATTTGATCAAGAGCTGAAAAAGATTTGGTAGATTCTTCAATTCCTTGTACATCAAGGGTTTCTGGCTGAGATTCCGCCATGATTGGCAGTTGTACTGTGATAAGTGGCAAGTTTATTGGCGTAATTGTCAGTGGCAATGTTAATTGTGGCAGGGCCATTGCCATGATTGGCAGTGGTAGTGTCACTTGTGGCATTGAAGCTGCAACTGTTGGCGGAGCCTTACTACTGTCTGGGTTCTGGGCTTTCGTTGAATCGCTCGACTGTTGACTCCGCCAACCAATAATGTTTCTACTGCGCTTCTTTAGAAAAATGAGTTTTTTCCGTTCCAGAATGGACTTAGCACGGTAGAAAGTTCGTTCTGTAAACCCCCATTGTTCGCAAAAAACTTTGACATCTATCGCCCATTCCCAACCCGCAGCGCCGTGAGCTTTGACGATTGCCAATAAGTACGCGGTAGCATCGAGGATTCCATCTAAATGGAGTTCTCGCGCTTCTTCAAGTGTTACTGCCCAAAAAGATTGTCTCTCTACTGTCTCAGATGTCATAATGGGTACAAAGTTGGTTTTTAATACCGCCCCGTTCCTGTCTCACCAGTTGCGGGGCAACTCTTTATTTACTTCTGGAAATTACTGTTTATATTGGTAGCGGTTGAGCCAAAGCATTTCTTCGGTGCGCTCCTTCTGAATCCTTATCGCTCGTTCTGCGCTCGATTCAGCAAAGTGCTGTCGGCTGATTGGATCAAGGCTTTTAAATACTTGCTCCGACATCGCGGGGAATAATTCTAGGGGTTTCCAGGGCAGCTTAAGAGGTTCTGGTTGGGGTTCTGGTTGGGGTTGTTGGGAGTGAGGTTGTGAAGAACCTGACATCCAACTAACAACCCAACGGTTAGCTAAAATGCGGAATTGCGGCGATAGCCATCTTTAATGTTACAAGGGGACTCCCGTTATACTCGGATGAAGATTAGCGGGAGGTGAATTGTTGTCAACTAATAAATTTTCAAGGGTAGCGAATCATCATTTTTAGGATTGATATTCATAGCCATCGCTATGGTGAATAGTTTTCAAGTACTTGGGATGTACATCAAACTTCTGGGTTGGTAACTGCAAGACAAACTTAGGTCTAAATCGGATAGCAATTCGCCCAACATATTTACCTGCAAACTTACCTGTTGGAATATTGGCTTTAACCATATCGCCAGTTGTAAATCCCATGAAGAACTTAGCGGAAGGTGCGTGAGCTTTAGGAAACCCATACTTATCAGGGCGGCAACGTTGCCTAATCCCGTGTCCTTTAGCCTTAATAGTTAAAGGTTTAATTCCGTTAATCAGAAGTTTTTCCGGTGTAGATGCCCCAACACAAGCAGCATCAGTCCAGTGAGTTTTTTCAATGCCGCACTTCGTGCGATTGAACTTTGTCCGACCTCCAGAACTTACTTCTACAGGCAAACCTGTTAACTGAAGTTTTCTGTATAATTTCCAACGAGTAGCATTGACCGCAGCCGCATCCTTAAGTGGTGTTTTAGCTTGGGACAAAATTCGCAATTGCAAATCCGGTTTCCCTTTTAGGAAATCTCTGATATCTTGATTGCCTTTAGCTTGATTACAGGAATGGCAGCTAAGGCAAAGGTTACTAACTCGGTTAGAACCACCTTTGCTTTTGGCAATGATATGTTCAATCTCAAACGGGACATCTTCAATGCCACAATAAGCACATTTTCTTTTCCATTTTTGTAGAAGATATTCCTTAACTTCAAACCCGTAAAGTTCACCTCTTTGATACTCTACTCCGCTAATTTCAGGGTTTTCCATCTGTTGAAAATCGAACCGGACTAGCTCAGTCGAAATTGCGGTAATTGGGCAAAGTTTTCTAATTCGCCTTACCCAAGTTTCAATGTTGGCAATGCGACTAAAGAGTGATGGTGCTAACCATCCTGGTTTACGAGTTCTGTGCGAAAAGCGAGGTTGGCGGTAACGAGTTTTACGATTACGGCGACCTCTTCTTAATGCTCTACGAGATTCAAGAGCATTTTTAATTTGTTGTCCTCTATGTGAGATTAAGAGCGCACTTGTTACTCGTCCCGTTTCTTCAGTCACAACAGCAATGCCTGTAACTTTGCTGCCTGGATCTATTTTGATTCTGTGAGGATGAGTAACTGATTCCTCAACACTTCTATCCTGTAAGACGATAGTGAACGGATACCGTTTAAATAATGCTGCCCTTCCTTTGTTCATTAATTCTCTCGCCCGCGCTGGGTGGCAGGGGTCAAGAGGTTGTAGGTTTTTATCTAGTACGAAAACGCGCATTACT contains:
- a CDS encoding DDE-type integrase/transposase/recombinase; the encoded protein is MPAEALINLRQRLDMLPSRCPERSSLVGDTATLYGVSSATLYRLLRQHSRPKAINRSDSGSPRKLSPVEMELYCEIIAAMKIRTCNKKGRHISTARAIELLSEYGMNTPNGFIQPAQGLLNKTTVNRYLKKWGYDHLKMTRQPPVVRFQADYSNQCWHFDLSPSDLKHIKHPSWVEPGRGNPLLMLYSIVDDRSGVCYQEYHCVYGEDVEAALRFLFNAMTAKGMDGFPFQGIPEMIYADNGPIAKSRIFQNVMECLGIKLATHLPAHKDGRRVTARSKGKVERPFRTVKEAHETLYHFHEPETEVEANQWLRQYLLHYNDKPHRTEEHSRMEDWRVFLPKSGLRQMCSWERFCTFAREPQRRKVDSSARVSVEAIAYQVDPDLAGETVMLWWGLFDNELYVEKDHLRYGPFYPVDGPIPLHKYRKFKKTKTEERADRIAILASELGLPRTALDHTTDWQFLADKYQVVEPIITSFSDPDPFQEFTYPDRLFAKRAIADYLGQALAKLSDDQRNFIDTLLTETLNKKTVLERVKQYFELPKKGGKNAQ
- a CDS encoding recombinase family protein, whose protein sequence is MLVGYARVSTIDQNLDLQREALQQAGCEKVFTDIASGIQDSRSGLTEALNYLRAGDTLVVWKLDRLGRSLKHLIETVNTLGTKSISFCSLQETLDTTTSGGKLIFHLFAALAEFETEVIRERTRAGLKAAKARGHQGGRPRKLDASSLNMAKLLISEGNTSVTEICRTLQVSRSTLYRYLGKNNYFAPKTDSSKIEART
- the iscB gene encoding RNA-guided endonuclease IscB, whose product is MRVFVLDKNLQPLDPCHPARARELMNKGRAALFKRYPFTIVLQDRSVEESVTHPHRIKIDPGSKVTGIAVVTEETGRVTSALLISHRGQQIKNALESRRALRRGRRNRKTRYRQPRFSHRTRKPGWLAPSLFSRIANIETWVRRIRKLCPITAISTELVRFDFQQMENPEISGVEYQRGELYGFEVKEYLLQKWKRKCAYCGIEDVPFEIEHIIAKSKGGSNRVSNLCLSCHSCNQAKGNQDIRDFLKGKPDLQLRILSQAKTPLKDAAAVNATRWKLYRKLQLTGLPVEVSSGGRTKFNRTKCGIEKTHWTDAACVGASTPEKLLINGIKPLTIKAKGHGIRQRCRPDKYGFPKAHAPSAKFFMGFTTGDMVKANIPTGKFAGKYVGRIAIRFRPKFVLQLPTQKFDVHPKYLKTIHHSDGYEYQS